The Cellulomonas sp. S1-8 genome has a window encoding:
- the ligA gene encoding NAD-dependent DNA ligase LigA — protein sequence MTPAPDVQDVLAQARHRWAELVELIQADQFAYYVRDAPSASDAEYDERMRELSRLEDEHPGLRTPDSPTQRVGGTFSTEFTAVDHVQRMLSLDNAFSREDLVAWSERVHRDLESTAPIDYLCELKIDGLAIALLYEKGRLVRAATRGDGRTGEDVTLNVRTISTIPDVLAGDPATHPDLIEIRGEVFLPVEAFRELNESQVAAGKAPFANPRNAAAGSLRQKDPRVTASRTLRMYAHGIGALTWGEGRGTGIDRQSQVYDLLAGWGVPTSAHTRVVAGLDEVWDRVVHTGEHRHDVEHEIDGVVVKVDEIALQRRLGSTSRAPRWAIAYKYPPEEVNTRLLAIEVGIGRTGRATPFAVMEPVLVAGSTVRQATLHNQDVVRVKGVRVGDMVVLRKAGDVIPEIVGPAPQAPDDDVPRVEWHMPADCPECGTPLRPMREGDVDLRCPNAESCPAQVRGRVEHIGSRGAFDIEALGEVTAAALTQPDVPSTPPLRTEADLFDLVGYPADASDREREDVRRRSLDLLGQIVVVVRDPETGLPREDEDGTPRRRTPFRRRLTWSRKQQTEAAAEGRELPDAEPSEAARTLLDQLDLAKSKELWRVLVALSIRNVGPTAARALAQEFGSMAALRAVVDADEVGDGADDAAQDADPEQTDAAGSDDTADVVVDPRAARRARAVERLAGVEGVGPTIAQSLLDWFAEPWHREIVDRWAAAGVVMADAVDESTPRTLEGVTVVVTGSLERFSRDGAKEAILVRGGKASGSVSKKTDFVVVGENAGSKEAKARELGLRILDEAGFEALLTGGPAAVPPPEVPAGAADGTADDATDEAATDPATDE from the coding sequence ATGACCCCCGCGCCCGACGTTCAGGACGTGCTGGCGCAGGCCCGGCACCGGTGGGCGGAGCTGGTCGAGCTGATCCAGGCCGACCAGTTCGCCTACTACGTCCGCGACGCCCCGAGCGCGTCCGACGCCGAGTACGACGAGCGGATGCGGGAGCTGTCCCGGCTGGAGGACGAGCACCCGGGCCTGCGGACGCCGGACTCGCCGACGCAGCGCGTGGGGGGCACGTTCTCCACCGAGTTCACGGCCGTCGACCACGTGCAGCGCATGCTGTCGCTCGACAACGCGTTCTCGCGCGAGGACCTCGTGGCGTGGTCCGAGCGGGTGCACCGCGACCTGGAGAGCACGGCGCCCATCGACTACCTGTGCGAGCTGAAGATCGACGGGCTGGCGATCGCGCTGCTCTACGAGAAGGGGCGCCTGGTGCGCGCGGCGACGCGCGGCGACGGGCGGACGGGTGAGGACGTGACGCTCAACGTCCGCACCATCTCGACGATCCCCGACGTCCTGGCGGGCGACCCGGCGACGCACCCGGACCTCATCGAGATCCGCGGCGAGGTGTTCCTGCCGGTCGAGGCGTTCCGGGAGCTCAACGAGTCCCAGGTGGCGGCCGGCAAGGCGCCGTTCGCCAACCCGCGCAACGCGGCCGCGGGGTCGCTGCGTCAGAAGGACCCCCGCGTGACGGCGTCGCGGACGCTGCGGATGTACGCGCACGGCATCGGGGCGCTGACCTGGGGGGAGGGTCGCGGCACCGGGATCGACCGGCAGTCGCAGGTGTACGACCTGCTGGCCGGGTGGGGCGTGCCGACGTCGGCGCACACGCGCGTCGTCGCCGGGCTCGACGAGGTGTGGGACCGGGTCGTGCACACCGGCGAGCACCGGCACGACGTCGAGCACGAGATCGACGGGGTGGTCGTCAAGGTCGACGAGATCGCGCTGCAGCGCCGCCTCGGCTCGACCAGTCGCGCGCCCCGGTGGGCGATCGCCTACAAGTACCCGCCGGAGGAGGTGAACACGCGCCTGCTGGCCATCGAGGTCGGCATCGGCCGGACGGGCCGCGCGACGCCGTTCGCCGTGATGGAGCCGGTGCTCGTGGCCGGCAGCACCGTGCGCCAGGCGACCCTGCACAACCAGGACGTCGTCCGGGTCAAGGGGGTGCGCGTCGGCGACATGGTGGTGCTGCGCAAGGCCGGCGACGTGATCCCCGAGATCGTCGGCCCCGCCCCGCAGGCGCCGGACGACGACGTGCCGCGCGTCGAGTGGCACATGCCGGCCGACTGCCCCGAGTGCGGCACGCCGCTGCGCCCGATGCGCGAGGGCGACGTCGACCTGCGCTGTCCCAACGCGGAGTCCTGCCCGGCGCAGGTGCGCGGCCGCGTCGAGCACATCGGGTCCCGCGGCGCGTTCGACATCGAGGCGCTCGGCGAGGTCACCGCCGCGGCCCTCACGCAGCCCGACGTGCCGAGCACGCCGCCGCTGCGGACCGAGGCCGACCTGTTCGACCTGGTCGGCTACCCGGCCGACGCGAGCGACCGGGAGCGCGAGGACGTACGCCGTCGCAGCCTCGACCTGCTGGGGCAGATCGTGGTCGTCGTGCGCGACCCCGAGACCGGGCTGCCGCGCGAGGACGAGGACGGCACCCCGCGCCGCCGCACCCCGTTCCGGCGTCGCCTCACCTGGTCCAGGAAGCAGCAGACCGAGGCCGCCGCGGAGGGACGCGAGCTGCCCGACGCCGAGCCGTCCGAGGCCGCGCGCACGCTCCTCGACCAGCTCGACCTCGCCAAGTCCAAGGAGCTGTGGCGCGTCCTGGTCGCCCTGAGCATCCGCAACGTCGGGCCGACGGCCGCGCGGGCCCTGGCCCAGGAGTTCGGGTCCATGGCCGCGCTGCGCGCGGTCGTCGACGCGGACGAGGTCGGGGACGGGGCGGACGACGCCGCGCAGGACGCCGACCCGGAGCAGACCGACGCGGCCGGCTCGGACGACACCGCCGACGTCGTCGTCGACCCGCGCGCCGCCCGTCGGGCGCGCGCGGTCGAGCGGCTCGCCGGGGTCGAGGGCGTGGGCCCGACGATCGCGCAGTCGCTGCTCGACTGGTTCGCCGAGCCGTGGCACCGCGAGATCGTCGACCGGTGGGCCGCGGCGGGCGTCGTCATGGCCGACGCCGTGGACGAGTCCACGCCGCGCACGCTCGAGGGCGTGACCGTGGTCGTCACCGGCAGCCTCGAGCGGTTCAGCCGCGACGGTGCCAAGGAGGCGATCCTCGTCCGCGGCGGCAAGGCGTCGGGCTCGGTGTCGAAGAAGACCGACTTCGTGGTCGTCGGCGAGAACGCCGGGTCCAAGGAGGCGAAGGCGCGCGAGCTGGGCCTGCGGATCCTCGACGAGGCGGGATTCGAGGCGCTGCTCACCGGTGGGCCGGCCGCGGTCCCGCCGCCGGAGGTCCCGGCCGGGGCGGCCGACGGGACTGCCGACGACGCGACGGACGAGGCGGCCACCGACCCGGCGACCGACGAGTGA
- a CDS encoding GNAT family N-acetyltransferase, giving the protein MPAVTVRHAADADLAQVGAVTAHAYVADGIVDADHWYADELRDAAARAAAATVLVAVDPGTGRVVGTLTLAAAGSPFAEIARDGEIELRMLAVDPGSRGAGIAEQLVVHALREAVGRGVRDVVLSTLETMHAAHRLYARLGFVPRPERDWSDEVTMRVHAWRAPQPPGALVEAATWPSPRTAAVDGWRVGLSGGVTRRAGSTIALVDVPDVRSAVDRVEQLYRQDGAPAVFRAGDPENPAGLAVELDRRGYTAAAVTDVLVRDLVAAPPAPGAAALAGAAVTVRVAQEPDDAWLDVWLGGKGGAREPSHAIVAGAPATYVTATDARGVDVAVIRAAPVDDWVALSCLQVVPGARRRGLGRALTEQALALAAADGAQRAFLQVEAGNAAALRLYGALAFRPAHRYAYRVQPLRDAGTGC; this is encoded by the coding sequence GTGCCTGCTGTCACCGTGCGGCACGCGGCCGACGCCGACCTCGCGCAGGTCGGGGCCGTCACCGCCCACGCGTACGTCGCGGACGGGATCGTGGATGCCGACCACTGGTACGCCGACGAGCTGCGGGACGCCGCCGCCCGCGCGGCCGCCGCGACGGTGCTCGTCGCCGTCGACCCGGGCACCGGCCGGGTGGTCGGCACCCTCACGCTCGCCGCCGCCGGCTCGCCCTTCGCCGAGATCGCGCGCGACGGCGAGATCGAGCTCCGCATGCTCGCGGTCGACCCGGGGTCGCGGGGCGCGGGGATCGCCGAGCAGCTCGTCGTCCACGCGCTGCGCGAGGCCGTGGGCCGCGGGGTGCGTGACGTCGTGCTGTCGACGCTCGAGACGATGCACGCGGCGCACCGGCTCTACGCGCGGCTCGGCTTCGTCCCCCGCCCGGAGCGCGACTGGAGCGACGAGGTCACGATGCGCGTCCACGCGTGGCGCGCGCCGCAGCCGCCGGGCGCGCTCGTCGAGGCAGCCACCTGGCCGTCGCCGCGCACGGCTGCCGTGGACGGGTGGCGGGTCGGGCTGTCCGGCGGGGTGACCCGCCGCGCCGGTTCCACGATCGCGCTCGTCGACGTGCCCGACGTGCGGTCCGCCGTCGACCGCGTCGAGCAGCTCTACCGCCAGGACGGCGCACCGGCGGTGTTCCGTGCCGGCGACCCCGAGAACCCGGCCGGCCTCGCGGTCGAGCTGGACCGCCGCGGGTACACCGCCGCCGCGGTGACGGACGTGCTCGTGCGCGACCTCGTCGCCGCACCGCCCGCCCCCGGCGCCGCGGCGCTCGCGGGTGCGGCCGTGACCGTGCGCGTCGCCCAGGAGCCCGACGACGCCTGGCTCGACGTGTGGCTGGGCGGCAAGGGCGGGGCACGCGAGCCGTCGCACGCGATCGTGGCCGGTGCGCCCGCGACCTACGTGACCGCCACCGACGCCCGGGGCGTCGACGTCGCTGTGATCCGCGCCGCACCGGTCGACGACTGGGTCGCGCTGTCGTGCCTGCAGGTGGTGCCCGGCGCGCGCCGACGCGGTCTCGGGCGCGCACTGACCGAGCAGGCGCTCGCCCTCGCTGCCGCGGACGGTGCGCAGCGGGCGTTCCTGCAGGTCGAGGCCGGGAACGCCGCCGCGCTACGGCTCTACGGCGCGCTCGCGTTCCGTCCCGCGCACCGGTACGCGTACCGCGTCCAGCCGCTCCGGGACGCCGGCACCGGCTGCTGA
- a CDS encoding pilus assembly protein CpaE produces MLSTDNAVALEAAGLQWHPRAGDRFVLRSADLGGEVFTISEMVVEAHEYSTGTVLGFNGTTEWALDSVRQEDALWLPREDQLRELLGGTFRSLARSTDGRYQVLVEIGGQPPRVFTCDAAPDAYAEALLALVSAATSQVG; encoded by the coding sequence ATGCTCTCGACCGACAACGCCGTGGCCCTCGAGGCCGCCGGGCTGCAGTGGCACCCGCGCGCCGGTGACCGCTTCGTGCTGCGCAGCGCCGACCTGGGGGGCGAGGTCTTCACGATCTCCGAGATGGTCGTCGAGGCGCACGAGTACTCGACCGGGACGGTCCTGGGGTTCAACGGGACCACGGAGTGGGCGTTGGACTCCGTGCGCCAGGAGGACGCGCTGTGGCTGCCGCGCGAGGACCAGCTGCGCGAGCTGCTCGGCGGCACGTTCCGCAGCCTGGCCCGCTCGACCGACGGGCGGTACCAGGTGCTCGTCGAGATCGGCGGTCAGCCCCCGCGGGTCTTCACCTGCGACGCCGCGCCGGACGCGTACGCCGAGGCGCTGCTCGCGCTCGTCAGCGCGGCGACGTCGCAGGTGGGCTGA
- the gatC gene encoding Asp-tRNA(Asn)/Glu-tRNA(Gln) amidotransferase subunit GatC, which yields MSTLSRDEVARVAVLARIDLTPTEIDRLAGELDVIVESVARVSEVATPDVPATSHPLPLSNVFRADVPVAPLDRDEVLAQAPAARDGKFLVPQILGEE from the coding sequence ATGTCCACCCTCTCTCGCGACGAGGTCGCGCGCGTCGCCGTGCTCGCCCGGATCGACCTGACGCCGACCGAGATCGACCGGCTGGCGGGCGAGCTCGACGTCATCGTCGAGTCCGTCGCCCGTGTCTCCGAGGTCGCCACCCCGGACGTCCCCGCGACGAGCCACCCGCTGCCGCTGTCCAACGTGTTCCGCGCCGACGTGCCGGTCGCACCGCTCGACCGCGACGAGGTGCTCGCGCAGGCTCCCGCGGCCCGCGACGGCAAGTTCCTCGTCCCGCAGATCCTCGGGGAGGAGTGA
- the gatA gene encoding Asp-tRNA(Asn)/Glu-tRNA(Gln) amidotransferase subunit GatA, producing the protein MTDLTRLTAAELADRLAAREVSSVEATQAHLDRIAAVEPAVHAFLHVAGEQALATAADVDARRAAGEDLHVLAGVPIAVKDVVVTRGLPTTAGSRILEGWVPPYDATLVERIKAAGLPVLGKTNMDEFAMGSSTEHSGYGTTHNPWDLDRIPGGSGGGSAAAVAAYEAPLAIGTDTGGSIRQPAAVTGTVGVKPTYGSVSRYGLVALASSLDQAGPCTRTVLDSALLHELIGGHDPRDSTSLTDPATGYVAAARAGAGADLTGTKVGVIRELQGEGYQPGVLARFEDALTALRGAGAEVVEVSCPSFAYALAAYYLILPAEASSNLAKFDGMRFGLRVEPTEGPVTAERVMAATRGQGFGDEVKRRIILGTYALSAGHYDAYYGSAQKVRTLIQRDFAAAFEAADVLVSPTAPTTAFKLGEKLDDPLAMYLNDVATIPANLAGVPGMSLPAGLSDDGLPVGFQILAPARADARLYHVGAALEALLETSWEGPLLGRAPELAGGAR; encoded by the coding sequence GTGACCGACCTGACCCGGCTGACCGCCGCGGAGCTCGCCGACCGGCTCGCCGCGCGCGAGGTGAGCAGCGTCGAGGCGACGCAGGCGCACCTGGACCGCATCGCCGCCGTCGAGCCCGCCGTTCACGCCTTCCTGCACGTCGCGGGCGAGCAGGCGCTGGCCACCGCGGCCGACGTCGACGCGCGCCGCGCCGCGGGCGAGGACCTGCACGTGCTGGCGGGCGTGCCGATCGCCGTCAAGGACGTCGTCGTGACCCGCGGCCTGCCGACCACCGCGGGCTCCCGCATCCTCGAGGGCTGGGTGCCCCCGTACGACGCGACGCTCGTCGAGCGGATCAAGGCCGCGGGCCTGCCCGTCCTCGGCAAGACGAACATGGACGAGTTCGCCATGGGGTCGTCGACCGAGCACTCGGGCTACGGCACCACGCACAACCCGTGGGACCTCGACCGCATCCCCGGCGGCTCCGGCGGCGGGTCCGCGGCGGCCGTCGCGGCGTACGAGGCCCCGCTGGCCATCGGCACCGACACCGGCGGCTCGATCCGCCAGCCGGCGGCCGTCACGGGCACCGTCGGCGTGAAGCCGACGTACGGCAGCGTGTCCCGCTACGGGCTCGTGGCGCTCGCGAGCAGTCTCGACCAGGCGGGCCCGTGCACGCGCACGGTGCTGGACTCGGCGCTGCTGCACGAGCTCATCGGCGGGCACGACCCGCGCGACTCGACCTCGTTGACCGATCCCGCGACGGGGTACGTCGCGGCGGCGCGCGCCGGTGCGGGCGCGGACCTGACGGGCACGAAGGTCGGCGTCATCCGTGAGCTGCAGGGCGAGGGCTACCAGCCGGGCGTCCTGGCACGCTTCGAGGACGCGCTGACCGCGTTGCGCGGCGCGGGCGCCGAGGTCGTCGAGGTGTCCTGCCCGTCGTTCGCGTACGCGCTGGCGGCGTACTACCTGATCCTGCCCGCGGAGGCGTCGAGCAACCTCGCGAAGTTCGACGGCATGCGCTTCGGCCTGCGCGTCGAGCCCACCGAGGGTCCGGTGACGGCGGAGCGCGTCATGGCCGCCACGCGCGGCCAGGGCTTCGGCGACGAGGTCAAGCGCCGCATCATCCTCGGCACGTACGCCCTCAGCGCTGGCCACTACGACGCCTACTACGGCTCGGCGCAGAAGGTCCGCACGCTCATCCAGCGGGACTTCGCGGCCGCGTTCGAGGCCGCCGACGTCCTGGTCTCGCCGACGGCGCCGACCACCGCGTTCAAGCTGGGCGAGAAGCTCGACGACCCGCTGGCGATGTACCTCAACGACGTCGCGACGATCCCGGCGAACCTCGCCGGGGTGCCGGGCATGTCGCTGCCGGCCGGCCTGTCCGACGACGGCCTGCCCGTCGGGTTCCAGATCCTGGCCCCGGCGCGCGCGGACGCGCGGCTCTACCACGTGGGGGCGGCGCTCGAGGCGCTGCTCGAGACGAGCTGGGAGGGCCCGCTGCTGGGCCGCGCCCCCGAGCTGGCCGGAGGTGCCCGATGA
- the gatB gene encoding Asp-tRNA(Asn)/Glu-tRNA(Gln) amidotransferase subunit GatB codes for MSTQTPVDLVDYDDAVARYDTVIGIEVHVELGTRTKMFDGAEQSFGEEPNTQITPTSLGLPGALPVVNGTAVEYAIRIGLALNCSIAQSCRFARKNYFYPDVPKNFQTSQFDEPIASEGFVDVELEDGTTFRVEVERAHMEEDAGKNTHVGGATGRIHGAEYSMVDYNRAGVPLVEIVTKPITGAGERAPEVARAYVQTLRDMFRALGVSEARMERGNVRADVNVSLRPTPGSPLGTRTETKNVNSFRSVERAVRYEVTRQAAVLDAGGTIVQETRHWHEDTGITTAGRVKSDAEDYRYFPEPDLVPVVPDRAWIEEIRAALPELPAARRRRLQGEWGYADAEMRDVVNAGAIELIEATVAAGASPAAARKWWMGELARTAKLQDVELADLPITPAQIGALQRLVDAGGINDKLARQVLEGVLAGEGDPEQVVAARGLGVVSDDGPLLEAIDAALAAQPDIAEKIRGGNLGPVGAIIGAVMKATRGQADAGRVRALVLERVQA; via the coding sequence ATGAGCACGCAGACCCCTGTCGACCTGGTCGACTACGACGACGCGGTCGCGCGGTACGACACCGTCATCGGCATCGAGGTGCACGTCGAGCTGGGCACGCGCACCAAGATGTTCGACGGCGCCGAGCAGTCGTTCGGCGAGGAGCCGAACACGCAGATCACGCCCACGAGCCTCGGCCTGCCCGGCGCGCTGCCCGTCGTCAACGGGACCGCCGTCGAGTACGCGATCCGCATCGGGCTCGCGCTGAACTGCTCGATCGCGCAGTCCTGCCGTTTCGCGCGCAAGAACTACTTCTACCCGGACGTGCCGAAGAACTTCCAGACCTCGCAGTTCGACGAGCCGATCGCGTCGGAGGGCTTCGTCGACGTCGAGCTCGAGGACGGCACGACGTTCCGCGTCGAGGTCGAGCGCGCGCACATGGAGGAGGACGCCGGCAAGAACACGCACGTCGGCGGCGCCACCGGACGCATCCACGGGGCCGAGTACTCCATGGTCGACTACAACCGGGCGGGTGTGCCGCTCGTCGAGATCGTCACCAAGCCCATCACCGGCGCCGGCGAGCGGGCACCGGAGGTCGCGCGCGCCTACGTGCAGACGCTGCGCGACATGTTCCGCGCGCTCGGCGTCTCCGAGGCCCGCATGGAGCGCGGCAACGTGCGCGCCGACGTCAACGTGTCGCTGCGCCCGACGCCGGGGTCCCCGCTGGGCACCCGCACGGAGACGAAGAACGTCAACTCGTTCCGGTCGGTCGAGCGGGCCGTGCGGTACGAGGTCACCCGCCAGGCGGCGGTGCTCGACGCGGGCGGCACGATCGTGCAGGAGACGCGGCACTGGCACGAGGACACCGGCATCACGACCGCCGGCCGCGTGAAGTCCGACGCCGAGGACTACCGCTACTTCCCGGAGCCTGACCTCGTGCCCGTGGTCCCGGACCGCGCCTGGATCGAGGAGATCCGTGCGGCGCTCCCGGAGCTGCCGGCCGCACGCCGTCGCCGCCTGCAGGGCGAGTGGGGGTACGCCGACGCCGAGATGCGTGACGTCGTCAACGCCGGTGCGATCGAGCTGATCGAGGCGACCGTCGCCGCGGGCGCGAGCCCCGCCGCCGCGCGCAAGTGGTGGATGGGCGAGCTGGCCCGCACGGCCAAGCTGCAGGACGTCGAGCTCGCGGACCTGCCGATCACGCCCGCGCAGATCGGGGCGCTGCAGCGGCTCGTCGACGCGGGCGGGATCAACGACAAGCTGGCCCGGCAGGTCCTCGAGGGCGTCCTGGCGGGGGAGGGTGACCCCGAGCAGGTCGTCGCCGCGCGCGGCCTGGGCGTCGTGTCGGACGACGGCCCGCTGCTCGAGGCGATCGACGCGGCGCTCGCGGCACAGCCGGACATCGCCGAGAAGATCCGTGGCGGCAACCTCGGCCCCGTCGGCGCGATCATCGGCGCCGTCATGAAGGCGACCCGCGGGCAGGCCGACGCCGGTCGCGTCCGCGCGCTCGTGCTGGAGCGCGTGCAGGCCTGA
- a CDS encoding GNAT family N-acetyltransferase: MQKPTLQGEMIVLRPIRADDADAMWDMLDDAEGNRLTGTTRVFTHEEVDAWCAGREAAQGRYDFAVTANGDDEYRGEIVLNDIDEDVRCAGLRLAMRPAYRGRGYGTEAIELVLGFAFDGLGLHRVELDALSINTRAISLYENIGFRLEGRRRDAYRDGTGWCDAVMMSMLEDEYRAGRVSA; encoded by the coding sequence ATGCAGAAGCCGACCCTGCAGGGCGAGATGATCGTCCTGCGCCCGATCCGGGCGGACGACGCGGACGCGATGTGGGACATGCTCGACGACGCCGAGGGCAACCGCCTGACAGGGACGACCCGCGTGTTCACCCACGAGGAGGTCGACGCGTGGTGCGCCGGCCGCGAGGCGGCGCAGGGGCGCTACGACTTCGCGGTCACGGCGAACGGCGACGACGAGTACCGCGGGGAGATCGTCCTCAACGACATCGACGAGGACGTGCGCTGCGCGGGCCTGCGGCTGGCGATGCGCCCGGCGTACCGGGGCCGCGGGTATGGCACCGAGGCGATCGAGCTGGTGCTCGGGTTCGCGTTCGACGGGCTGGGGCTGCACCGCGTCGAGCTCGACGCGCTGAGCATCAACACCCGCGCGATCTCGCTGTACGAGAACATCGGCTTCCGCCTCGAGGGGCGACGCCGCGACGCGTACCGCGACGGCACCGGCTGGTGCGACGCCGTCATGATGTCGATGCTCGAGGACGAGTACCGCGCCGGCCGCGTGAGCGCCTGA